From the genome of Vicia villosa cultivar HV-30 ecotype Madison, WI linkage group LG2, Vvil1.0, whole genome shotgun sequence, one region includes:
- the LOC131647637 gene encoding basic blue protein-like produces the protein MGERRGNSTSIIIILMLCMLVFHSKMIYGETYIVGYDQGWHTGVINWPLGKIFYAGDILVFNYDPSKDNVVKVTESGYKTCYPRGIATYRSGADRIPLEKGGNYFISAGRGHCDFEQKIAVIAN, from the exons ATGGGTGAGAGAAGAGGCAATAGCAcaagtattattataattctAATGTTATGTATGTTGGTGTTTCATTCTAAAATGATTTATGGAGAGACATACATAGTTGGTTATGATCAAGGTTGGCACACTGGTGTTATAAACTGGCCTCTAGGAAAAATTTTCTATGCAGGTGACATACTTG TATTTAATTACGACCCTTCGAAAGATAATGTTGTGAAAGTGACTGAGAGTGGCTATAAAACATGTTATCCTAGAGGAATTGCAACTTATAGGTCTGGAGCTGATAGAATTCCACTTGAGAAGGGAGGCAACTACTTCATAAGTGCTGGTCGTGGTCATTGTGACTTTGAACAGAAAATTGCAGTCATTGCTAATTAA
- the LOC131650843 gene encoding uncharacterized protein LOC131650843 yields the protein MEFCLSVPHMLETWFGYRGNNDKLDEPHPNLWSAWNWTDGATGELRGIAAIYASTCHIKRRALWDNLSSINSVNIPWSFVGDFNVILGAHEHRGSCLPYMTPINEFKDWVDNNNLLEIPSKGSFYTWFNGRDGGASVERKLDRAFDNNNWCNASVTMGVVVLPKYRSDHHPLLVDCDFNSSQHKASFRFFAMWTLNDSCSNLISDYWSINHVGYPMWILAKKLQHLKKSLKHWNWKVFGNVHKKSSFLRVIWTLSNNRFVLEGDQPITDNNRMADIAVNFFTNLFGSAGSLHDLSLVEEVIPALVTPSMNSIMTILPSHDEIRNAHGWIIPNYNVSKIILIPKSPEAHSMDIYRPIALSNFKFKIITKIIAVRLSSILPILISKEQRGFVHGRNIRDCICLASEAVNVLDNKSTFGNIALKVDISKAFDTISWEFIIKVLKCFSFCDTFCSWIKTLLSLAAVSICFNGNLHCFFNCARGVRRDPLSPLLFCLAEEVLSRCIYKAVRNGDLELIKASRNNWVPSHITYADDIMLFCSGRFSNVKTLKDIFSFYATISGQCINTAKSFLYSGAVSNRRMDCILASTGFQLGSVPFSYLGVPLFKGRVKNFHIAPIVDRILSKMASWK from the exons ATGGAATTTTGCCTTTCCGTCCCACACATGCTGGAAACATGGTTTGGATATAGAGGCAATAACGATAAGTTGGACGAGCCTCATCCAAACCTTTGGAGTGCTTGGAATTGGACCGATGGGGCTACTGGGGAATTAAGAG GCATTGCCGCGATATACGCTTCCACATGTCATATCAAAAGAAGAGCCCTTTGGGATAACCTCTCTAGCATTAATTCTGTTAATATTCCTTGGAGTTTTGTCGGCGACTTCAATGTTATTCTTGGTGCTCACGAGCATAGAGGTTCTTGCTTGCCGTATATGACCCCGATTAATGAATTCAAAGATTGGGTGGATAACAATAACCTTTTGGAGATTCCTTCTAAAGGTAGTTTCTATACTTGGTTTAATGGTCGTGACGGTGGAGCTTCGGTTGAGAGAAAGCTTGACAGAGCATTTGATAACAATAATTGGTGCAATGCTAGCGTAACCATGGGTGTCGTGGTTCTCCCCAAGTATCGGTCTGATCACCACCCTCTCCTGGTGGATTGTGATTTCAACAGCAGCCAGCATAAAGCTTCGTTTAGATTCTTTGCTATGTGGACCTTGAATGATTCTTGTAGTAATTTGATTTCGGACTATTGGTCCATTAATCATGTGGGCTACCCTATGTGGATTCTTGCCAAAAAACTACAGCATCTCAAGAAGTCGCTCAAGCATTGGAACTGGAAGGTCTTTGGTAATGTGCATAAAAAGTCTAGCTTCTTAAGAGTAATTTGGACTCTATCCAACAACAGATTTGTCTTGGAG GGGGATCAGCCCATCACTGATAATAATAGAATGGCAGATATTGCTGTTAATTTTTTCACTAATCTTTTTGGCTCTGCAGGTTCCCTGCATGATCTCTCTTTGGTCGAGGAGGTTATTCCCGCCCTGGTCACTCCTTCCATGAACAGTATTATGACTATTCTTCCTTCTCATGATGAGATTCGTAATGCG CACGGTTGGATTATTCCCAATTATAATGTTAGCAAGATTATTCTCATCCCGAAATCGCCGGAGGCTCATTCTATGGATATATACAGGCCGATAGCGCTTTCTAATTTCAAATTCAAGATCATTACTAAGATTATTGCTGTCAGACTCTCTTCTATTCTTCCCATCCTCATTTCTAAAGAGCAGCGTGGCTTCGTCCATGGAAGGAACATTCGTGATTGCATCTGTCTTGCCTCCGAAGCCGTTAATGTGTTAGATAACAAAAGTACTTTTGGTAATATTGCTCTGAAAGTGGACATTTCGAAAGCTTTTGATACCATTAGTTGGGAGTTCATTATAAAGGTTCTTAAGTGTTTCAGTTTTTGTGATACTTTTTGTTCTTGGATTAAGACGCTTCTCTCGTTGGCTGCTGTTTCCATCTGCTTCAATGGTAATCTTCATTGTTTTTTCAACTGTGCAAGAGGTGTGCGCAGAGATCCTCTTTCTCCGCTTCTCTTCTGCTTGGCGGAAGAGGTCCTGAGTAGATGCATTTATAAAGCGGTGCGAAATGGTGATTTGGAGCTTATAAAGGCTTCGAGGAATAACTGGGTTCCCTCTCATATCACGTATGCCGATGATATTATGTTGTTCTGTTCGGGAAGGTTTTCGAACGTCAAGACTTTAAAGGATATTTTCAGCTTCTATGCTACAATCTCTGGTCAATGCATAAACACTGCAAAATCTTTTCTCTACTCTGGTGCTGTTTCTAACAGGAGAATGGATTGCATTCTCGCGTCCACAGGTTTTCAGCTTGGTTCTGTCCCTTTCTCGTATCTCGGAGTTCCACTATTTAAAGGAAGGGTTAAGAATTTTCACATAGCTCCTATTGTGGACCGTATTCTGTCAAAGATGGCATCTTGGAAATGA